One window from the genome of Moorena sp. SIOASIH encodes:
- a CDS encoding type I polyketide synthase, whose amino-acid sequence MNNTSEPIDHSSRLKNALLAVRKMRSKLEAIERSKTEPLAIIGMGCRFPGGADNPDKYWSLLHDGVDAITEVPKDRWDIEQYYDPDPDAPGKMYVRNAGFIDQVDQFDAKFFGITPREAVSMDPQHRLLLEVSWAAIEQACQSPEQLRNSQTGVFVGITTNDYLQLQTRLGDQTIIDAYTATGNCLNAVAGRLSYTLGLQGPSMAVDTACSSSLVTVHLACQSLRNRDCDLALAGGVNLILSPDGTIATSRARMLARDGRCKTFDAAADGFARGEGCGMVVLKRLSDAIADRDNILALIRGTAVNQDGPSSGLTVPNGPAQQAVIRKALANGRVKPEQVSYVEAHGTGTSLGDPIEVESLAAVLCQKRTKDQPLIIGSAKTNIGHLESAAGVAGLIKLVLALQHQQIPPHLHLKNPNPYIPWDKLPIQVPTELTPWHSTNQPRIAGLSGFGVSGTNAHIVVEQATIPEPVQVDVERPEHLLNLSAKTEQALQQLANRFEMYLATHPEVPLTDVCFTANTTRARFDHRLAVVAHSKDQLCQHLAAFQAGQTSPGVFTAKVKDSQPKIAFLFTGQGSQYVGMAHQLYQQAPTFRQALDRCAQILQPYLEKPLLEILYPQGTRTRNQSSLLDQTPYTQPALFAIEYALSELWRSWGIEPDAVLGQGVGEYVAACIKGAYSLEDALKLSVTGSLVGETEMTSPRDGSGQEQQSVTFESAMETLQTQGYELFVEIGPDPVLLGIGQQCLTVGVGVWLPSLRRGQSDWQQLLESLAQLSVQGVAVDWSGFDQDYQRRLVPLPTYPFQRERFWFETQGLEPGDYHQPRPIPQSHTPESPHSGRSTQNEALSVAELTLEQRVLGLVAKTTGIAQDQLGLDMSLEGELGLDSIMITQLMNGLVKLIPQEQKAAFSSQFSLRDLMQLQTIREIIQVLEQWQVSVPVAASRSDREDTLGEDTLASGESKENSQENAQENSKQNPTVTEPDMALTPAENQEQNSDSSDSSESIELLHGQYFHLVGYWLVNSNSLFSSLRLEGDFDLDIAWASWKDLLVRHPMLRSHFHVPSGATSFKDYQLEILDNPTPPEILFIDIQHLDSEAKDEAVAEEIDHWLNYEWSLTQWPLHQFSVIRLEDSVYQLFLGIEHVISDGLSNHVIIREFMEIYRARSCGEEPILPPATSLKDYAEVVAAMNAWQDPEEDQALAKYTASQGKESYIWNPKGKPVDYQNSQFYSHKYCLTQETTDKLIAKTAEWRLPVNSLLLGAFLRAVVKLDSHDLSVTTTNNNTNNNFDATKSPIIQIPTSGRVYPEVDASNVVSSFAQNLALSFAPPQPDEDWQALLNRIHQVIQNGIASGIDRAQTRQMGMIFKENIALENGEIPEHTLPMFRSALKSNLYFPYTGHTHIKTQYGSVNVTDYQAGGINAPGTVDILQEVFDGRLHMFASYDYNFFELSEIDNLMTEYIAQIEELVSLTIQPEQPSKSQQPLPTNTAIESTLRQVTEEICHYPISADEMDLDLEADLGVDSLERIRIVTHLEKLYGKVDRQGLLSCRSVQEMASTLSQSFKG is encoded by the coding sequence ATGAATAACACGTCAGAACCCATAGACCATAGCTCTCGCTTGAAAAATGCACTGCTAGCCGTTAGGAAAATGCGCTCCAAGCTTGAAGCGATCGAGCGTTCTAAGACAGAACCACTTGCCATCATTGGCATGGGTTGTCGATTTCCCGGTGGTGCTGACAATCCAGATAAATACTGGTCTTTGCTCCATGATGGAGTCGATGCCATCACTGAGGTGCCTAAAGATAGATGGGACATCGAGCAATACTACGACCCGGACCCTGATGCCCCTGGTAAAATGTATGTCCGCAATGCTGGATTTATCGATCAGGTAGACCAGTTTGATGCCAAGTTTTTTGGCATTACACCCCGAGAAGCGGTAAGCATGGATCCCCAACACCGGCTGCTTTTAGAAGTGAGTTGGGCAGCAATCGAACAAGCTTGTCAGTCACCAGAGCAACTGCGGAATAGCCAAACTGGTGTCTTCGTCGGGATTACTACCAATGATTATTTGCAACTCCAGACCCGGTTAGGGGATCAAACTATTATCGATGCCTACACTGCCACAGGTAATTGCCTTAACGCTGTAGCTGGACGCTTGTCCTATACTTTAGGGTTACAAGGGCCTAGTATGGCAGTGGATACAGCCTGTTCTTCCTCTTTAGTCACCGTCCATCTAGCCTGCCAAAGTCTACGCAACCGAGACTGTGATCTTGCCCTTGCTGGTGGAGTGAATCTAATCCTATCCCCAGATGGTACGATTGCCACCTCTAGAGCCAGAATGCTAGCCCGGGATGGTCGTTGCAAAACCTTTGATGCGGCGGCGGATGGTTTTGCTAGAGGAGAGGGGTGTGGGATGGTGGTACTCAAGCGCCTCAGTGATGCTATTGCTGACAGAGATAATATTTTAGCCCTAATTCGCGGTACAGCAGTTAACCAAGATGGACCGAGCAGTGGTCTGACAGTTCCTAATGGTCCCGCCCAGCAAGCAGTGATTCGCAAAGCTTTGGCTAATGGTAGAGTTAAGCCAGAGCAAGTTAGCTATGTAGAAGCCCACGGTACCGGTACATCTTTAGGAGACCCAATCGAGGTTGAATCCCTAGCAGCAGTATTATGCCAAAAGCGTACTAAAGACCAGCCTTTAATCATTGGCTCAGCTAAGACTAATATTGGTCACTTGGAGTCAGCTGCGGGTGTAGCAGGACTAATTAAGTTAGTATTGGCCCTACAACATCAACAAATACCACCCCATCTGCATCTGAAAAACCCCAATCCTTATATCCCTTGGGACAAACTTCCGATTCAGGTTCCTACTGAACTCACCCCTTGGCACTCTACCAATCAACCACGTATCGCTGGATTGAGTGGATTTGGTGTCAGTGGAACCAATGCTCATATCGTGGTCGAACAAGCAACAATCCCTGAGCCGGTGCAGGTGGACGTAGAACGACCAGAGCACCTCCTCAACCTCTCCGCCAAAACTGAACAGGCATTGCAGCAGTTGGCTAATCGCTTTGAGATGTACCTGGCTACTCATCCTGAAGTACCTTTAACAGATGTCTGCTTCACGGCCAACACTACCAGAGCCCGTTTTGACCATCGCCTAGCTGTAGTAGCTCACTCCAAAGACCAACTTTGCCAACACTTAGCAGCTTTCCAGGCTGGTCAAACCTCACCAGGAGTATTCACTGCTAAGGTTAAAGACAGCCAACCCAAGATAGCCTTCTTGTTCACTGGTCAAGGCTCTCAGTATGTGGGTATGGCACATCAACTCTACCAACAAGCCCCCACTTTCCGCCAAGCCCTAGACCGCTGTGCCCAAATCCTACAACCTTATTTAGAAAAACCCCTGCTGGAAATCCTTTATCCCCAAGGAACACGAACCAGGAACCAGAGCAGCCTCTTAGATCAAACCCCCTACACTCAACCAGCCCTGTTTGCTATAGAGTATGCCCTAAGTGAATTATGGCGCTCTTGGGGAATTGAGCCAGATGCGGTTCTCGGTCAAGGTGTTGGAGAATACGTAGCAGCTTGTATAAAAGGGGCTTATAGCCTAGAAGATGCTCTGAAATTAAGTGTAACTGGCTCCCTGGTAGGGGAAACTGAAATGACTAGCCCTAGGGATGGGTCTGGTCAGGAGCAGCAGTCAGTAACATTTGAGAGCGCAATGGAAACATTGCAAACACAGGGTTATGAGTTATTTGTAGAAATTGGTCCGGATCCAGTACTGCTGGGGATTGGACAACAATGTTTGACCGTTGGAGTTGGAGTTTGGCTGCCTTCCCTACGTCGAGGACAGTCGGATTGGCAACAGTTACTAGAGAGTCTGGCTCAGTTGTCAGTGCAAGGAGTGGCAGTAGATTGGTCTGGCTTTGACCAAGACTATCAACGCCGCCTGGTGCCTCTACCTACCTATCCCTTCCAGCGGGAACGCTTCTGGTTTGAAACTCAAGGGCTAGAGCCAGGGGACTACCACCAGCCACGTCCAATCCCTCAAAGCCATACCCCAGAATCCCCCCACTCAGGACGAAGCACTCAGAACGAAGCACTATCTGTGGCTGAGCTCACTTTAGAACAGCGGGTCCTAGGGCTAGTGGCTAAGACAACTGGCATTGCTCAAGACCAGTTAGGTCTGGATATGTCCTTAGAGGGTGAGTTGGGCTTAGATTCGATCATGATTACCCAACTGATGAATGGCTTGGTAAAACTGATTCCACAAGAGCAAAAAGCAGCATTTAGTAGCCAGTTTTCCTTGCGGGATTTGATGCAGTTGCAAACCATCAGAGAAATTATTCAGGTATTGGAACAATGGCAAGTTTCTGTTCCCGTAGCAGCTTCTAGGTCTGATCGGGAAGACACCCTTGGGGAAGACACTCTAGCCAGTGGGGAAAGCAAGGAAAACTCTCAGGAAAACGCTCAGGAAAACTCTAAGCAAAACCCTACCGTTACTGAACCAGACATGGCTTTGACGCCAGCAGAAAACCAAGAACAAAACAGTGACAGTAGTGACAGTAGTGAAAGTATCGAATTACTCCATGGTCAATACTTCCACCTGGTAGGTTACTGGCTTGTTAATTCCAACAGTCTCTTCTCCAGCTTACGATTAGAAGGAGATTTTGACCTAGACATTGCCTGGGCTAGCTGGAAAGACCTATTGGTAAGGCATCCGATGTTGCGATCGCATTTCCATGTGCCTTCTGGTGCCACTAGCTTCAAAGACTACCAGCTAGAAATTCTTGACAATCCCACTCCCCCAGAAATCCTGTTTATCGACATCCAGCATTTAGACAGTGAAGCCAAAGACGAAGCAGTAGCAGAAGAAATAGATCACTGGCTAAATTACGAATGGTCTTTGACTCAATGGCCACTCCATCAATTTTCTGTCATACGTCTTGAAGACTCTGTTTATCAGCTCTTTTTAGGCATCGAACACGTGATCTCGGATGGTCTGAGTAATCATGTCATTATACGGGAATTTATGGAAATTTATCGCGCCCGTAGTTGTGGTGAAGAGCCCATACTCCCACCAGCCACCAGCCTCAAGGATTACGCTGAAGTGGTAGCAGCCATGAATGCTTGGCAGGATCCAGAGGAAGACCAAGCACTTGCCAAGTATACTGCTAGCCAAGGTAAAGAGTCCTATATCTGGAATCCTAAAGGTAAACCTGTTGACTACCAGAATTCCCAATTCTACAGCCATAAATATTGCCTGACCCAGGAGACCACAGATAAACTAATTGCCAAAACTGCTGAATGGCGATTGCCTGTTAATTCCTTACTACTAGGAGCATTTCTGCGAGCAGTTGTCAAGTTAGACTCCCATGACCTTAGCGTCACAACCACAAATAACAACACAAATAACAATTTTGACGCTACCAAATCCCCGATTATTCAAATTCCCACCAGTGGCAGAGTCTATCCTGAGGTAGATGCATCTAATGTCGTCAGCAGCTTTGCCCAGAATTTAGCCCTTAGCTTTGCTCCGCCTCAGCCCGATGAAGACTGGCAAGCTCTATTAAACCGGATTCATCAAGTCATCCAAAATGGCATAGCCAGTGGTATTGACCGCGCCCAGACTCGCCAGATGGGCATGATCTTCAAAGAAAATATTGCTCTGGAAAACGGCGAAATTCCTGAACATACTTTACCTATGTTTCGGAGTGCGTTGAAATCCAATCTCTATTTCCCCTACACAGGACACACCCATATTAAAACTCAGTACGGTTCTGTTAATGTAACAGATTATCAAGCGGGTGGCATAAATGCTCCTGGAACTGTGGATATCTTACAAGAGGTATTCGATGGCCGTCTGCATATGTTTGCTAGTTACGACTACAACTTTTTTGAACTGTCCGAGATTGATAACTTAATGACGGAATACATTGCTCAGATAGAGGAATTAGTCTCACTGACAATTCAACCTGAGCAACCATCCAAATCTCAGCAGCCATTACCAACAAATACCGCTATCGAGTCAACCCTGCGACAAGTAACAGAAGAAATCTGTCACTATCCCATCTCCGCTGATGAGATGGATCTAGACCTAGAAGCCGACTTAGGAGTAGATTCCCTAGAACGAATTCGGATTGTTACCCACCTAGAAAAGCTCTACGGTAAAGTCGATCGTCAAGGCTTACTCAGTTGTCGGAGTGTGCAAGAAATGGCATCCACCCTTAGCCAATCTTTTAAAGGTTGA
- a CDS encoding FAD-dependent oxidoreductase, translating to MERLAIIGSGISGTPAAYYLQDEYEVDVYEKSHRVGGHANTIDLWDGDKLISIDTAFVVFNKPNYPGLTKFFEDLGVKTQKHVGGFNFYNLDSDLQFNSNDLELSQADFEKKFSKNLVEIHQEAKGFFKQCRSDFWEGKTRVSMKEYLEKNNYSQDFQDNFVMLMGSAVWSIPTESLMEFPASTFISFFMTHDQGGLGGQSVEWETVTRGSTRYVEKVASSLKRPIRTEEKVISVKRDQNKAIVKTAEGEEVFDKVIIATHADQALRLLESPTELEQKLLGCFKYHETDVTLHTDPVIMHPDKGTWQSWNYGQVTKENKLHTFVTYYSNMVHNFIAEKDYFVSLDTPPIALDESKIIKIIKYRHPEYDMNTLEAQKQIYKLNETGPVYFSGTYFHIKKRGIDSYGFHESGISSALELVKQLKKSKN from the coding sequence ATGGAGAGGTTAGCAATTATCGGCTCGGGAATTTCTGGGACACCAGCCGCTTATTATCTTCAAGATGAGTACGAGGTTGATGTTTATGAAAAAAGTCATAGAGTTGGAGGTCATGCTAATACAATTGACCTGTGGGATGGAGATAAATTAATCTCGATAGATACAGCATTTGTTGTATTTAATAAGCCCAATTATCCCGGCTTAACGAAATTCTTTGAAGACTTGGGCGTTAAAACTCAAAAGCATGTGGGAGGATTTAATTTCTATAATCTCGACTCGGACTTACAATTTAATTCTAATGACCTCGAACTCAGTCAAGCAGACTTTGAAAAAAAGTTTTCTAAAAATTTGGTAGAAATTCATCAGGAAGCCAAGGGATTTTTCAAGCAATGTCGGTCTGACTTTTGGGAGGGCAAAACTCGTGTCTCGATGAAGGAGTATCTAGAAAAGAATAATTACAGCCAAGACTTTCAAGACAACTTTGTGATGTTGATGGGGTCAGCTGTATGGTCAATTCCTACCGAGTCATTGATGGAGTTTCCCGCCTCTACCTTTATTAGTTTTTTCATGACTCATGACCAAGGGGGCTTGGGTGGTCAATCGGTAGAATGGGAAACCGTTACGAGAGGGAGTACAAGATATGTTGAAAAAGTAGCTTCTTCCCTGAAACGACCGATTCGCACAGAAGAAAAAGTTATTTCTGTTAAACGGGATCAAAACAAAGCCATTGTTAAGACAGCAGAGGGAGAAGAGGTATTTGACAAAGTTATTATCGCGACTCATGCTGACCAAGCACTAAGGCTGTTGGAAAGCCCAACAGAATTGGAACAAAAATTACTCGGGTGTTTTAAGTACCATGAAACCGACGTAACCTTGCATACTGATCCAGTAATTATGCACCCAGATAAAGGTACATGGCAATCATGGAACTATGGGCAAGTTACTAAAGAAAATAAACTTCACACCTTTGTCACGTACTACTCTAATATGGTGCATAATTTTATTGCCGAAAAGGATTACTTTGTATCCCTGGATACTCCTCCAATAGCACTAGACGAAAGCAAAATTATCAAGATTATCAAATACAGACATCCTGAATATGACATGAATACCCTGGAAGCTCAAAAGCAAATCTATAAACTGAATGAAACAGGACCTGTTTATTTCTCAGGAACTTATTTTCATATCAAAAAACGAGGCATTGATTCTTATGGTTTTCATGAAAGTGGAATTTCTTCAGCTTTAGAATTAGTCAAGCAACTGAAAAAGTCGAAAAATTAA
- a CDS encoding non-ribosomal peptide synthetase, translating to MNKITEIPYLKIVEQTQQTPDAIAVLHKETKLTYAQLHHLSNQVANYLRSQGVTRNTLVGIMTERGPLMLIGILGIVKAGGAYVPLDPSYPAERIRYILDHAEISTLVTEHQVTEKLLESLDQTLPLQTLMFLDEGEPLSEANQLTQVNRNTWSRCSDQDLSSINDPDDLMTVLYTSGSTGRPKGVMLNHRGYMNRLEWMQKAFQLTPGDRVAQKTSFCFDISVWELFWTLMEGATICPVEREIVLNPWEFAQWMKDIGITIMHFVPSLFGEFTSALEKESWTFPDLRWLIFSGEALPLSFIQNWIDKYGMDTGLANLYGPTEASIDVTAHIITERPEETIPIGKAIDNVYLRILDDQMQPVAPGELGALWIGGVQLAKGYLKDSDRTAKAFRPNPFPEIPGETLYLTGDLAKELPDGTIEYHGRMDNQVKIRGFRVELGEIESVLNTHPEVREAAVLAIDFGAGRKRLVAWLSGNKVDNPQIKQHLSQKLPHYMIPQRIQWLPSLPKNHNGKLDRKALQALIKGNRPQPQVRSQPQPQSQPQLRSQSQLQPQSQLQPQSQLQLQSQPQSQLRSQPQPQSQLRSQPQLQLQSQPQQTNKTDKSDRTDKTENFNQYLPLGPAQNWLVTYFEHPYQWTGYTRFRYHQPLNLDTFNEAFKVMVTRHPALATVFVQNNGQWQQQVMNPPQPPTLVFYDGSQLTEAQREHYIRTKIQQISQTLQIDEFPLLANIVVKVNESCYDITTIIHHMIADMFSGPVLFKEFWFVYNQMLAGGNVSFENPSPRSYTDYIDLLLAEDKRGAKPRHVEYWKSQFPSEDYTFGIPLDYGLGLNLEDSAKSENFTLTTSQTQTLLREAKQHYGCNVYTLLLAPLYQLMARWSNKSWVVVSHRSHGRDLGNNQMFWESIGNFAVNFPVGIEVEQNQAWEQTIKQIKDQFNGLPMNGVTFDWISDQLPSYMYPDANLTPVRANYLGNRSVPAFEGFEFIQEERDRRLSPPGQKRTTLLEFFFSIVDGTVHVGIEYSRNFHNAGTIRQLGEGYLGLIDDMIAQINSKALNLDATRV from the coding sequence ATGAACAAAATCACCGAAATTCCCTACCTTAAAATTGTTGAACAAACCCAACAAACTCCGGATGCAATCGCTGTTCTGCACAAAGAAACCAAACTGACTTACGCACAATTACATCATCTTTCCAATCAAGTTGCCAATTACTTACGGTCTCAAGGAGTAACGCGCAATACCTTAGTGGGCATCATGACCGAGCGTGGTCCTCTGATGCTAATCGGAATCTTAGGTATCGTCAAAGCTGGGGGAGCTTATGTTCCTTTAGACCCCTCTTACCCAGCAGAACGCATTCGCTACATTCTTGACCATGCAGAAATTAGCACCTTGGTCACTGAACATCAGGTCACTGAGAAACTCCTAGAATCCCTAGATCAAACCTTACCCTTGCAAACTCTGATGTTCTTAGACGAAGGGGAACCTCTGAGTGAAGCTAACCAATTAACCCAAGTCAATCGAAACACTTGGTCTAGATGCTCTGATCAGGATCTTTCCAGCATCAATGACCCCGATGACTTGATGACGGTTCTATATACATCTGGTTCTACCGGTCGTCCCAAAGGAGTAATGCTGAACCATCGGGGTTATATGAACCGCCTAGAGTGGATGCAAAAGGCGTTCCAGCTAACACCTGGAGACCGAGTAGCCCAGAAAACCTCCTTCTGTTTCGATATATCAGTCTGGGAACTGTTCTGGACATTAATGGAAGGAGCGACGATTTGTCCTGTAGAACGGGAAATCGTCCTCAATCCCTGGGAATTCGCCCAGTGGATGAAGGACATTGGCATTACTATCATGCACTTCGTCCCTTCCTTGTTTGGGGAGTTTACCAGTGCCTTGGAAAAAGAATCCTGGACATTTCCTGACCTGCGCTGGTTAATCTTTAGTGGTGAAGCCTTACCTTTATCCTTCATCCAAAATTGGATTGATAAGTACGGTATGGATACTGGACTGGCTAATTTGTACGGTCCAACAGAAGCATCCATTGATGTCACCGCCCATATCATTACTGAGCGTCCTGAAGAAACTATTCCGATTGGGAAAGCTATCGATAATGTTTACCTGAGAATCCTCGATGACCAAATGCAGCCTGTGGCTCCTGGTGAACTAGGGGCATTGTGGATTGGTGGAGTACAACTGGCTAAAGGTTACCTAAAAGATAGCGATCGCACGGCCAAAGCCTTCCGCCCCAATCCCTTCCCTGAAATTCCAGGAGAGACTCTCTATCTTACCGGTGATCTGGCCAAGGAATTGCCAGACGGTACTATTGAATACCATGGGCGGATGGACAACCAAGTCAAGATTCGTGGTTTTCGGGTAGAACTTGGAGAAATCGAGAGTGTACTCAATACTCATCCAGAGGTGCGTGAAGCTGCTGTTTTGGCAATTGATTTTGGAGCTGGACGGAAACGGTTAGTCGCTTGGTTGTCTGGAAACAAAGTAGATAATCCTCAAATTAAGCAACATCTTTCCCAAAAATTGCCCCATTATATGATTCCTCAACGGATTCAATGGCTACCTAGCTTGCCCAAGAATCATAATGGTAAGTTGGATCGCAAAGCGTTACAGGCTTTGATAAAAGGTAATCGTCCACAACCGCAAGTGCGATCGCAACCACAACCGCAATCACAACCACAACTGCGATCGCAATCACAACTGCAACCGCAATCACAACTGCAACCGCAATCACAACTGCAACTGCAATCACAACCGCAATCACAACTGCGATCGCAACCGCAACCGCAATCACAATTGCGATCGCAACCGCAACTGCAACTGCAATCACAACCGCAACAGACCAATAAGACTGACAAGAGTGATAGAACCGATAAGACCGAGAACTTTAATCAATACTTGCCCCTCGGACCGGCTCAGAATTGGTTAGTAACATACTTTGAGCATCCTTACCAGTGGACAGGATACACCCGTTTTCGATACCACCAACCCTTGAATCTGGATACTTTCAACGAAGCCTTTAAGGTAATGGTGACACGTCATCCTGCTCTGGCTACTGTGTTTGTCCAAAACAATGGACAATGGCAACAGCAAGTGATGAATCCGCCACAGCCACCGACGTTAGTGTTCTATGATGGCAGTCAGCTCACAGAAGCACAGCGCGAGCACTATATCAGGACTAAGATACAGCAAATCAGTCAAACCTTGCAGATCGATGAGTTTCCCCTATTGGCAAACATAGTGGTCAAGGTTAATGAATCCTGCTACGACATCACCACCATTATTCACCATATGATCGCAGATATGTTCAGTGGTCCTGTGCTCTTCAAAGAATTCTGGTTCGTCTATAACCAGATGTTGGCAGGTGGTAACGTCAGCTTTGAGAACCCTTCCCCACGTTCCTATACAGATTACATAGATTTGCTGTTAGCGGAAGACAAACGGGGAGCTAAGCCGAGGCATGTTGAGTATTGGAAATCTCAGTTTCCCTCAGAAGACTATACCTTCGGGATTCCCTTGGACTATGGTCTCGGACTTAATCTCGAAGACTCTGCCAAAAGTGAAAATTTTACCCTAACCACAAGCCAGACTCAGACACTGTTACGGGAAGCCAAACAGCATTACGGGTGCAATGTCTATACCCTGTTACTGGCTCCGTTGTATCAACTAATGGCTCGTTGGTCTAACAAATCTTGGGTGGTAGTCAGTCATCGTAGCCACGGCAGGGATTTGGGTAATAACCAAATGTTTTGGGAAAGTATCGGTAACTTCGCGGTGAATTTCCCAGTGGGAATTGAGGTGGAGCAAAACCAGGCATGGGAGCAAACCATCAAGCAAATCAAGGACCAATTTAATGGATTGCCCATGAATGGTGTCACGTTTGATTGGATATCTGACCAATTACCGAGTTACATGTATCCTGATGCTAATTTGACTCCAGTACGCGCAAATTATCTAGGAAATCGATCGGTTCCCGCGTTCGAGGGGTTTGAGTTCATTCAGGAAGAACGCGATCGCCGTTTATCCCCTCCAGGACAGAAACGAACTACGTTGCTAGAGTTTTTCTTCTCTATCGTTGATGGCACTGTCCACGTAGGCATCGAATATTCTCGAAATTTCCATAATGCCGGAACTATCCGCCAATTGGGTGAGGGATACTTAGGGCTGATCGATGACATGATTGCTCAAATCAACAGCAAAGCATTGAATCTCGATGCCACCAGGGTCTGA
- a CDS encoding MFS transporter produces the protein MQRFPSTTSNSPFATGLPALYAVAFLSGLSLGLFNPFVSTLMAQHGIDDVWIGANSTVYFLVIALGTPIVAKMLRRIGLRGTMILGFALMGLSAPLFPLTTNLSLWFIIRTVMGFAVCLYLVSGQTALNYFCNDSNRSIVNGLEALCFSLGFGIGPVIGSAFYDVSPRITFSLGSMLVLSGIVVVLIGLPEKSVSFKQPRLAVLKKIKLPLQGAFAYGFSVATLVSLYPVYLLRNDYGVEEIGYTFSVFIIGGLLATVPVTHLADRFSKSKVLLGSVCMVVLSVLGLSLLDNVMATKVFAFVAGASMSPIFPLSRALIGAKLSTEKLPSGTALFTAIYSAGCTAGPILSSLAMKYWGDRYIFSLMLAIFVIFMVRLMRNQKKRMLRYN, from the coding sequence ATGCAGAGATTTCCTTCAACCACATCCAACTCTCCCTTTGCGACGGGATTACCCGCTTTGTATGCTGTCGCTTTCTTATCTGGGCTTTCCCTAGGACTGTTTAATCCTTTTGTTTCAACCCTGATGGCTCAACATGGCATTGATGATGTTTGGATCGGGGCGAATTCCACAGTGTATTTTCTGGTCATCGCCTTAGGAACCCCAATCGTCGCCAAAATGTTGCGCCGAATAGGACTTCGCGGTACGATGATACTTGGCTTTGCCCTGATGGGGTTAAGCGCTCCCCTGTTTCCCTTGACAACAAACCTATCGTTGTGGTTCATTATCCGTACTGTCATGGGGTTTGCTGTGTGCTTGTACTTAGTCTCCGGACAAACCGCATTAAATTACTTTTGTAATGACAGTAATCGGTCAATTGTAAATGGTTTAGAAGCTTTGTGCTTTAGCCTAGGATTCGGTATCGGTCCAGTGATTGGTTCCGCATTTTATGACGTTTCTCCAAGGATTACCTTTTCTTTGGGAAGCATGTTAGTGCTCAGTGGCATAGTAGTAGTCTTGATTGGTTTACCCGAAAAATCCGTCTCTTTTAAACAGCCACGTCTAGCAGTTTTAAAAAAGATTAAACTTCCCCTTCAAGGAGCCTTTGCTTACGGGTTTAGTGTCGCTACCTTAGTCTCTCTTTATCCGGTATATCTACTGCGTAATGACTATGGTGTAGAGGAAATTGGTTATACATTTAGTGTATTTATTATTGGAGGTTTGCTTGCTACTGTTCCTGTTACCCATTTAGCCGATAGATTTAGCAAATCAAAGGTTCTTTTAGGTAGCGTATGCATGGTTGTCCTGTCTGTGCTTGGTCTTTCATTACTCGATAACGTCATGGCTACCAAAGTGTTTGCCTTTGTTGCTGGCGCTAGCATGAGTCCAATTTTTCCCTTATCACGAGCACTGATTGGAGCCAAACTTTCCACAGAAAAATTACCCTCTGGAACGGCTCTGTTTACTGCTATATACAGTGCTGGCTGTACAGCAGGTCCGATTCTTTCTTCTTTAGCTATGAAATACTGGGGTGATCGTTACATATTTAGCTTGATGCTAGCAATATTTGTAATATTTATGGTACGCCTAATGAGAAACCAAAAGAAACGGATGCTTAGGTATAATTAA